A genomic stretch from Sulfobacillus thermosulfidooxidans includes:
- a CDS encoding PepSY domain-containing protein — protein sequence MKQQIWLGAMAAAGLISLPLAAPSKVVPSVTGTFHGASTFTATSYRISRYQAGQNAISRVGGGQIVHISNDTYHGQAVYDIHVFFHRIVYDVKISQMSGQVVEMKRSSEQPGIISSIPPTGSEPPTTASPTSPGISLSQAEHLALKALGGGGVVHISLDHFNGAPIFDVHVKKSKQMWDVKISQSTGAVIDMRLATENTVGETHSGSSHPQDQTPQSSDSQDTTDSKTGPSVPSANGTIAYGIKMRTVPSAYQSYVTSALQQENGTLKWIKFIHKDNGDIEVNIKIRRYQGGSIKVKDLFNSSGQLIQQTLDH from the coding sequence ATGAAACAACAAATCTGGTTGGGAGCGATGGCTGCCGCCGGTCTTATATCTCTGCCATTGGCGGCTCCCTCCAAAGTTGTACCGAGCGTAACGGGGACATTCCATGGTGCTTCAACGTTCACGGCGACATCATATCGCATTTCACGGTATCAAGCTGGGCAAAACGCCATATCGCGGGTAGGAGGCGGTCAGATTGTCCACATTTCGAATGATACCTATCACGGGCAAGCCGTATACGATATCCATGTGTTCTTCCATCGTATCGTTTATGATGTAAAAATTTCTCAAATGTCAGGTCAAGTAGTTGAAATGAAGCGTTCGTCCGAACAACCGGGAATAATTTCATCAATTCCACCGACGGGAAGTGAGCCGCCTACGACAGCATCCCCGACGTCTCCAGGGATATCTCTGAGTCAAGCCGAACACTTGGCACTGAAAGCCCTAGGCGGTGGTGGTGTGGTCCATATTTCTCTGGATCATTTCAACGGTGCCCCTATATTCGATGTACATGTTAAAAAGTCCAAACAAATGTGGGATGTCAAGATTAGCCAATCCACGGGTGCCGTGATTGACATGCGTCTGGCCACCGAAAATACCGTGGGTGAAACACACTCGGGTTCGTCTCATCCCCAAGATCAGACACCGCAATCGTCAGACTCTCAAGATACCACTGACTCGAAAACGGGGCCCAGCGTTCCTTCAGCGAACGGAACCATTGCTTATGGCATAAAAATGAGGACTGTTCCCTCAGCTTACCAAAGTTATGTCACAAGCGCCTTGCAACAGGAAAATGGCACGTTAAAGTGGATTAAATTTATCCATAAGGATAATGGCGACATCGAAGTGAATATCAAGATTCGACGATATCAAGGTGGGAGCATCAAGGTTAAAGATCTATTCAATTCCTCTGGCCAAT
- a CDS encoding GNAT family N-acetyltransferase, with translation MCKIRLYEVVAHDTNLIHCLYQWEVVEPAREQYTCRPVSPVADWPTFLQEMRQRLENHSLRVFVAMDAMTGNVLGKIMAFDYNPRNKSAEFGYYLPPENRGKGFGQSMVAKFLSCMFSDPVWSLNKLYATTASGNQPSVRLLQSLGFHFEGVMREHYWFSSGFQDQWHFSLLKREWRTSANPS, from the coding sequence GTGTGCAAAATTAGACTTTACGAAGTGGTAGCGCATGACACGAATTTGATTCATTGTTTATATCAATGGGAAGTAGTAGAACCCGCACGGGAACAGTATACGTGTCGACCAGTTTCTCCAGTCGCCGATTGGCCAACCTTTTTGCAAGAGATGCGTCAACGATTAGAAAATCATTCTCTCCGAGTATTTGTGGCGATGGATGCGATGACGGGGAACGTGCTTGGAAAAATTATGGCCTTTGATTATAATCCACGGAATAAAAGCGCGGAATTTGGGTACTACCTGCCTCCGGAAAATCGGGGCAAGGGCTTTGGACAAAGCATGGTTGCGAAGTTTTTGTCGTGCATGTTTTCTGATCCTGTGTGGTCATTAAACAAATTGTATGCTACCACGGCTTCAGGTAATCAACCTTCCGTACGTTTATTGCAAAGCTTGGGCTTTCATTTTGAGGGCGTGATGCGAGAACATTATTGGTTTTCTTCAGGGTTTCAAGACCAGTGGCATTTTTCGTTACTTAAGCGGGAATGGAGAACCTCAGCGAACCCGAGCTAA
- a CDS encoding AAA family ATPase: MFLREVQLWNWPSHTDTYPFNLPAFQGLSRISFRTAVTFFVGENGSGKSTLLEAIAKEAGFNPEGGNRNHIFSTADSESSLHHYIRLSWMPKVTSGFFLRAESFFNFSSYIDTLAKDDMSDNVYAAYGGKSLHQQSHGESFLSLFTHHFQGRRRALYLLDEPEAALSPARQLALLRILWDHEQAGQSQFIIATHSPILLGYPHATILSFDQAPLAPIRYEDTDHFIITKQFLTHRDRILRELFKENQD; encoded by the coding sequence ATGTTTTTAAGAGAGGTGCAATTGTGGAACTGGCCATCCCACACCGATACTTATCCATTTAATCTTCCCGCATTTCAGGGTTTATCCCGCATCTCTTTTCGCACCGCTGTGACATTTTTCGTTGGTGAAAATGGCTCAGGTAAATCGACACTTCTTGAGGCCATAGCCAAGGAAGCTGGGTTTAATCCCGAAGGGGGAAACCGTAATCATATTTTTTCGACCGCCGATAGCGAATCATCATTACATCACTACATCCGTCTATCATGGATGCCCAAAGTAACGAGCGGATTCTTTTTGCGCGCGGAAAGTTTTTTCAATTTTTCATCATATATTGATACCCTAGCAAAAGACGATATGAGTGACAATGTGTACGCAGCCTATGGCGGCAAATCTCTCCATCAACAATCCCACGGTGAATCATTTTTATCCCTCTTCACCCACCATTTTCAAGGCCGCAGGCGTGCTCTATACCTACTTGACGAACCGGAAGCCGCTTTGTCGCCAGCTAGACAACTTGCCTTGTTGCGCATTCTTTGGGACCATGAACAAGCTGGACAATCGCAGTTCATTATTGCCACGCACTCTCCCATCTTGTTGGGCTATCCCCATGCCACCATTTTGAGTTTTGATCAAGCGCCTCTCGCTCCGATTCGGTACGAAGACACCGACCATTTCATCATCACCAAGCAATTCTTAACGCACCGCGATCGGATTCTTCGCGAATTATTTAAGGAAAATCAGGACTAA